Within the Pseudomonas guangdongensis genome, the region GCAGACGCGAATGGGGCGAGTCGAGCAGCGCCTGGTGGATCTTCTCCAGCGGATCGTCCAGGTCGATGCGGTCGACCTCCATGCGCGGGGTCATCGCCGTCTGGATCGACTGCTCGGCCAGGTTGAGCACGCCGCTGATCATCACCCGCTCGCGGCGGTCGAACAGCGCCGCCTCGCCGCTGGCGCCTTCGAGCATGTCGGCGATCTCGTCGCCCACCTCGTCGGCCTGCACCTTGCCGCCCAGCAGGCGCATCACTGCGTGGGCGGTGCGCTCGCGCAGGCCGCGCTGGCCCTGCAGGCTGCGCTTGCGCCGCGCGCGCGCCAGCTGGTTGAAGAACTCGATGAGGATCGAGAAGCCGATCGCCGCGTACAGGTAGCCCTTGGGAATGTGAAAGCCGAAGCCCTCGGCGGTCAGGCTGAAGCCGATCATCATCAGGAAGCCCAGGCACAGCATGATCACCGTCGGCCGCGCGTTGACGAAGGCGGTCAGCGGCTTGCTGGCCAGTATCATCAGGGCCATGGAGATCACCACGGCGATCATCATCACCGGCAGGTGCTCGACCATGCCCACCGCGGTGATCACCGCGTCGAGGGAGAACACCGCATCCAGCACGATGATCTGCGCCACCACCAGCCAGAACCGCGCGTAGGTCCTGCTGCCAGCGACCTGGTGGCTGCGCCCCTCCAGGCGCTCGTGCAGCTCCATGGTGGCCTTGAACAGCAGGAACACGCCGCCGAACAGCATGATCAGGTCGCGGCCGGAGAAGGCATGCTCGAACACCTCGAACAGCGGCGCGGTGAGGGTCACCAGCCAGGCGATGCTGGCCAGCAGGCCCAGGCGCATCAGCATCGCCAGGCTCAGGCCGATCAGCCGCGCGCGGTCGCGCTGCTCCGGCGGCAGCTTGTCGGCGAGGATGGCGATGAACACCAGGTTGTCGATGCCCAGAACGATCTCCAGGACGACCAGGGTCAACAGGCCCAGCCAGGCCGTGGGGTCGGCAATCCATTCCATCAGTGCATGCTCTCGAAAGATTTACGGGTGCGGCCGGACAACCTGCGCGCGCGCGGCGCGGCAAAACGGGAGATCGACCGGAAGGGGAAGAGTGCAGCAGGCTGCTGCGAGGCGACCGGCCGGGGGGAGGGTGGCCGGGATCGGGGGCCGCTCACAGCCGGGCGGGCTGGGGGCGGTTCACTACAGGAACTGTCCATAGGGTCCATGGGGATGACAACGGAGTGCAGAGCCTAAAAGAATGACCGGCGAAATTCATCCGTTTACGGTGACAAAGTTTGACGCCGCGCCCGCAGGAGCGGAGGAAAACTCTTGCAATAGCTGCGTTTTGACACCCGCCCGCAGCGCCCCGGAAGATGCCGAGCCATCCGGCAACCGCATACACGAGTCCACCATGCACGCTGAAGAAAAACACCTGATCGATGGCCTGTTCTCCCGCCTGCGCGAAGTCGAGGGACATACCGCCGCGCGCGAGGCTCAGGCCGAAGCCCTGATCAACGAGCACCTCGCCCGCCAGCCGGCCGCGCCCTACTACATGGCCCAGGCGATCATCGTCCAGGAGAATGCCCTGCAGCAGCTCGACGGCCGCGTACGCGAACTGGAAGCCGAGCTGGAAGCCCTCAAGCGCGCCCAGCAGAGCGCGCCGCCGGCGAGCAGCGGCGGCTTCCTCGCCGGCCTGTTCGGCGGCAGCCGCAACCCGGCGCCGGCCACCACGCAGCCGGTGAGCGGCACGCCCAGCAGCCAGCCGGCCCGCAGCGGCTGGCAGGAGCCGAGCGCCGGCAGCCGTCCCGGCTTCGCCCGCCCGGGCGCCGCCCAGCCTGGGTTTGCCCAGCGCTCCGGCGCCGCGCAGCAGGGTGGCGGCTTCCTCGCCGGCGCCCTGCAGACCGCCGCCGGCGTGGCCGGCGGCATGCTGCTGGGCAACCTGCTGATGGACATGTTCCAGGGCGACGAGGCCGAGCAGGTGGCCGAACAGGCTCCGGCCGCCGCCGACGAACAGGCGCTGGCCGCCGAGGAACCGGTCGCTCAGGAGGAGTACTACGCCGACGGCGGCGAGGAAGGCGACTTCTTCGCCGACGACGAAGACTTCGTCTGACCCCACAGAGTGCCCCGCCGGGCGGCGGGGCACTGCCTTGCGCACCGCCCTCGCCGCCTAGCAGTGCGCCGCATCGGCGCCGCTCGCTGCGCGCTACCCGCCACGCTGGCGCAACCCCGGCAGCTACTCGGCGAGATCCTCTTCCTCCACCAGGCGCACCCGCTCGGCGTCCAGGGCATAGGCCGCATCGGCCAGGTCGTTGCTGACCGGCTCGACCTTCAGGGTGCCGCTCACCCACAGCGGCACGTAGATGTCGTCCAGGGCGATGCCGCGCGGGTAACGCACCAGTACGATCTGGTTCGGCGGCGGCGGCGGCACATGGATGCAGGCCCCCGGATAGGGCACCAGGAAGAAGGTGTGGAAGCGCCCCTGGGCATCGCTCTCCAGCGGCACCGGATAGCCGCCCAGGCGCAGCTCCTGGCCGTCCAGCGCGGCCACGGTGCGCGTCGAGTACATAACCTCCGGCAGCCCCTGCTGCTGCTTGAGCCCACCCTGGACATAGAACGGGCTGTCGGCCTCGGCGCCCTGATGCTCGATCTCCGGCATGTTCTCCAGCGCCTCCAGATCCTCCGGCGGCAGCAGGTCGAGCCAGTCCAGCTCCTCGGGTTCGGCATGGGCCAGCAGGGGAATCAGCAGCAGGGCGACCAGCAGACGGCGCACGCGAGGCACTCCACGAAGAAAGGGGGAACGCAGGGATGGCCCGCGGCGCCGCTTGCCGGCGCCGCGGGACGGATCAGGCCTTGATCAGCGCCTCGACCGCGCGGATGCGCGCATCGAGGGTGGCCCGGTCAGCACAGCGCAGGGTGGCATGACCGACCTTGCGCCCGGCCTTGAAGGCCTTGCCGTAGTGATGGAGGTGGCAATCGGCAACGGCCACCACCTGCTCCACCGGCGGCACGCTGCCAATGAAGTTGAGCATTGCGCTTTCGCCGACCTTGGCGGTCGAGCCCAGCGGCAGACCGGCCACCGCGCGCAGGTGGTTCTCGAACTGGCTGCACTCGGCGC harbors:
- a CDS encoding TerC family protein — protein: MEWIADPTAWLGLLTLVVLEIVLGIDNLVFIAILADKLPPEQRDRARLIGLSLAMLMRLGLLASIAWLVTLTAPLFEVFEHAFSGRDLIMLFGGVFLLFKATMELHERLEGRSHQVAGSRTYARFWLVVAQIIVLDAVFSLDAVITAVGMVEHLPVMMIAVVISMALMILASKPLTAFVNARPTVIMLCLGFLMMIGFSLTAEGFGFHIPKGYLYAAIGFSILIEFFNQLARARRKRSLQGQRGLRERTAHAVMRLLGGKVQADEVGDEIADMLEGASGEAALFDRRERVMISGVLNLAEQSIQTAMTPRMEVDRIDLDDPLEKIHQALLDSPHSRLLVSRGAAADEPLGYIHKKELFKELLKGTAPDIESLVRQPINLPDSASVLSALEQMRQASTHVAFVVNEFGGFEGLLTLTDILEAIAGELPDASEMDGPDIEALEDGGYRVSGALNLAVLRERLGFRAWPTDDYQTLAGLVMSLLDRLPLIGDRVEHAGWRLVVTEVKERRIAKMTLRPLPQDGHAVPADG
- a CDS encoding DUF2076 domain-containing protein, translated to MHAEEKHLIDGLFSRLREVEGHTAAREAQAEALINEHLARQPAAPYYMAQAIIVQENALQQLDGRVRELEAELEALKRAQQSAPPASSGGFLAGLFGGSRNPAPATTQPVSGTPSSQPARSGWQEPSAGSRPGFARPGAAQPGFAQRSGAAQQGGGFLAGALQTAAGVAGGMLLGNLLMDMFQGDEAEQVAEQAPAAADEQALAAEEPVAQEEYYADGGEEGDFFADDEDFV
- a CDS encoding DUF3299 domain-containing protein; the protein is MRRLLVALLLIPLLAHAEPEELDWLDLLPPEDLEALENMPEIEHQGAEADSPFYVQGGLKQQQGLPEVMYSTRTVAALDGQELRLGGYPVPLESDAQGRFHTFFLVPYPGACIHVPPPPPNQIVLVRYPRGIALDDIYVPLWVSGTLKVEPVSNDLADAAYALDAERVRLVEEEDLAE